The DNA segment CGACGCGCGGACCGAGCGTGGAGCCGACGAACATGCCCAGGCCCAGTGGCGCCACGGCCGTCCACTCGACGGGCCCGAAAGCGGCGAACGAGACGGCCGACACGAGCGCCGGGGCGCCGACGAGCATGTTCTTCAGGGCGTTGGCGCCGGCGAGGCGGGGCTCGACGGTGATCAGGAGGAGCGCGAGGACCATGACACCCGAGCCGGCGCCGAAGTAACCGCCGTACGCCGACATCGCGATCAGCCCGACCGGAAGGGCCACGCCACGCGCGCCCGGCGGACGGCCACGCCGGTACCGCCGGTGCCAGGCGGCGAGCCGGGGCTGGACGAGCAGGGCCAGCGAGCCGAGGGCCACCAGGAGCGGTACGACGCGGGCGAACACCCCTGGCGGGGTCGACAGCAGCAGCACGCCACCCGCTGCCCCGCCCACCCCGCACAGCGGCACCCAGCGCCGCAGCCACGGCCCGTGGCCCGCCAGCTCGGGCTGGGAGGCGAGGGCCGCACCGGGCCAGCAGGCCACGGCCGCGACGAGGTTGGTCATGTTCGCCGGCAGAGCGGGGAGCCCCACCAGGAGCAGAGCGGGGTAGGAGATCAGCGACGTGATGCCGCCCGCGGAGCCGACCAGCCCGGCGAGGAGCCCCGCGGCGGCCAGCGTCGCGCCGTCACCGAGTCCGGTCACGGCAGCGAGCGGGCACGCAGGCGGTTGTCCGGCCGTGACACGGGCCCACCCCCCTTCCGTTTCCGGTGACGTCCGAACGACATGATCGGCTCTGCCCCGGGGGCAAGGTCAACCGGCCCGGGTCGTCCGGACGTCGCCGGGCACCGGCCGGTGCCCGGCGACGTCCGGTCACGCAGGTGGGTCCCCTACCGGTCCCGGCAGTCCGAGAGTCCTGCAGCCCGGCAGTCCGAGAGTCCTGCAGTCCTGCAGCCCGGCAGGAGACCCACCCAGGGTGACGCTGACGCCTGAGAAGCGCGGCCGGTCAGCCGCTCAGCCGTCAGCACGTCACCTGGTGAGCCCTCACGAAAACAGCGTCCAGCTCTGGTTGGCCGCGCCCGTGCACGTCCAGATCTGGAGCCGGGTGCCGTTCGCGGAGCTGGGACCGGTGGCGTCCAGGCACTTGCCGGACCCCGCGTTCACCAGCGAGCCCCCGGCGCCGGGCTGCCACTTCTGCGCGCCCGAGCCGTTGCAGTCGTAGAGCTGCACCTTGGTGCCGTTGGCGGTGCCGGCCGCGGTGACGTCCATGCACTTGCCGAGGGCCTGGAGGCTGCCGTCGCCGCCCACCGTCCAGTTCTGCGCGCTGCTGCCGTTGCAGTCGTAGAGCTGGACCGCCGTGCCGTTGGCGCTGCCCGCGCCCGCGATGTCCACGCACTTGCCGCCGTAGCCGTGGATCGGCCCGGTGCCGGAGGGCGGGGTGACGGGGCCGCTCTGCCCGCCCAGCCAGCGGAGCCCCTGGATGAGGAGCTGGTTCTGCTGGGCGCTGGCGAAGGTGGAGGACAGGGTGGTGTTGGTGGCGTAGTCCATGGCGTTGTGGCCGAAGTTGGCGTAGATCATCTTGTAGTTCCGGTTGGACCAGACGATCGGGTAGTAGCCGCTGTACCAGGACTGGTTGGGGTCCGTGCCGACCGGGAACGTCGAGGGGGCCATCGACGCGAGGATGTCGATGGCCGGGTTCTTCCGCAGGTCGTTCTGCCAGCTGTACCACTCGCTGACCGAGGACGTGATGGTGGCCGGCAGGCCCGCCGTCGCCGGGTGGCCGCTGTCGTCGATCTGGAGCGTCTCGGCGGTCGGCCCCCAGGTGTTCGTCTGGAAGGTGCCCGTGCCGAGCAGGGTGTTGTGGTACCAGGACCAGTCACCGCTGTCGGTGTTGAAGGCCGAGACGTGGAAGCCGAGGAAGCCGCCGCCGTTGTTCATGTAGTTCTGGAACGCGGACTGCTGCGACGCGCTGTGGGGATAGTCGTCGAGGAACAGCACCACCTGGTAGTCGGCCAGGTTGGCGGCGTTGAGCTGGTTCCAGTCGGTGGTCGAGGTGTACGAGAAGCCGTACTCCGAAGCCACCTGCGGGAACCACGAGTTGGCCTCGTGGACGAAGCTGATGTGCGCGGCGTCGTACGTCCCGTTGTAGAAGGCGATCACCTTGAAGGCGGGAGCCGCCTGGGCGGTGTACGCCGGGGCTGCCAGCAGGCCGAGCAGCAGGGCGAGGAGCGCGGTCAGCCGTCTCAGGGTCCGGGACCACCAGCGAGCGGTGCTGGGTCTGAACATGTGGGGCCCTTCCTCGTGCGCGGAGGAGTGGAAGTGGAAGTGGAAGCGGAGAGGAACGGGAACGTCCTCCCGTTCGCTGCATTCCTTATGGCCGCCGCAGCATGCTCATGTCAATGGTTTGGTCCAGACCAAAATCGACCATCGGTCAACCCGCCGTTCTCCCGGCCTCCTCCAGCCGCCGCACCAGTGGCTCCAGCGGCTCCGGGTCGACGGGCAGCCAGCCACGCAGCTTCGCCAGGTCGTCCAGGACGGCACGGATGCGGTGCCTGTCCGGCGCGCCGTCGAGGAACGTCTCCAGCGCCCGCGCGGCCTCGGCCCAGGCGGACATGGCGCAGTGGATGACGATGAGGTTGCCGCGGGCGTTGGTCCTGCGGGCCAGGTCCCCGGACCCGGCCGCGGCCGTGCCCTTCTCCACCGCCCTGGCCCAGGAGGCGGCCTCCGCCTCGGTCCTGCCGAGCCGGCGCTGCGCGACGGCGATGTGCAGGTGGCACCACTCGTCATCCGCGTCTATGGCGACGGAGCGCATCAGGTCGGCCAGCGCGTCCGCGGGCCGGCCCGCCGTCTGGTGCAGTTCCCCGCGCACGGCGAGCGCCCAGTCGTCCTCGGCATCGAGCTCGACGGCACGGTCGAGGTCCGCGCGCGCCTCGTCGAACCGCCCCGACAGCAGGTGCACCTCGCCGCGCCGGCCGACCGACCACCCGTTCTCGGGTTCCTGCTCGACGGCGCGGTCGAAGTCCGCCAGGGCCTCGTCGTACCGCCCGGCCACCCGGTGCACCTCGCCGCGCCGGCCGAGCACCCATGCCGACTTCGGGTTGATCTCCACGGCACGGTCGGCGTCCGCCAGCGCCTCCTCGTGCCGCCCGGTGATCTGGTGGAGCCCGGCACGCCGCGCCAGCACCCAGGCGTAGCGGGGCTGGATCTCCAGGGCGCGGTCGAAGTCCGCCAGCGCCTCCTCGTACCGCCCCAGGGACTGCCGGGCCTCGCCGCGGCTGCCGATCGCCCACGCGTAGCCGGTGTCCATCCCGATGGCCCGGTCGAACTCGGCGACGGCGTCCTCGTGCCGCCCCATCAGCCGGTACGCCTCACCGCGCTGGGCGATCATCCACTCGCTGCGGGGCTCCAGTTCCACCGCGCGGTCGAAGTCCGCCACGGCCTCCTCGTACCGCTCACGGGACCGGTGGAGCACGCCCCGCTGGCCGAGCACCCACGCGTAGCGGGGATCGATCTCCAGCGCGCGGGCGAAGTCCGCGAGGGCGTCCTCGTACCGCTCCGTCACGCGGTTCACCTCGCCGCGCCACGACAGGGCCCAGGCGTACTCGGGGTCGAGCTCCAGCGCGCGGGTGAGGTCCGCCAGCGCCTCGTCGTAGTGGCCCATCGCGTGGTGCGTGTGCCCGCGCCGCGCCAGCACCCAGGCGAAGGTGGGGTACATCTCTATCATCCGGGTGAGGTCGGCGAGGGCCTCGTCGTAGCGGTCCAGCAGCCGGTAGGCGTCGCCGCGGCAGGCGAGCGCGGTGTGGTACGACGGGTCCCGCTCGACGGCGCGGGTGAAGTCGGCGAGTGCCTCGTCGTTCCTGCCCAGCGCCTGGAGGGCGAGGCCGCGGTCGGCCAGGTACATGCCGTCGTCCGGCTGCCGTTCGATGGCGCGGTCGAAGTGGACGAGGGCTTCCTCGGGGTGGTCCATCAGCCGGTGGGTCTCGCCGCGGCCGTAGTGCGCGCGGGCGAGGTCCGGGTCGAGTGCGAGGGCCGCGTCGTAGTCCGCGAACGCCTCGTCGTACCGCCCTGCCACCCGGTGCTCGCGGCCCCGCACGGTGTGGGCCAGTGCGCGGCCCTCGCGGTCGAGTTCCCTGGCCGTCAGGAGGACGGTCAGGGCGGCGACTCCGTCCTCCTCCCGGTCGGCGGCCTCCTGGAGGCGGTGTCCCCAGTCGGTGAGCGCCGCGGCACCGGTGTCGGAGCCGGCCCCCGCGACGGTCCCCGCCCACCGGCGCAGCGTGGCGGGGCCCTCGTCGCAGGCGTTCACCAGGTCGAGCAGGGCCGCGGGGAGCGCCCCGCGCGGGTCGGCGCACAGGCGGTGGTACATCTCGCCGAGGCGGTGCTCACGCCAGTCGGCGTCGTCCCAGTAGGCGTCGGCCTCCAGGGTCTCCTGGGCGGTGCGCCGCCGCCGCGCGTAGCTCTCGGCGAGGCGGCCGTGGTGGTCCCGCCAGCGCTCCGGTGACTGGGTGCGCTGGAGGCGCAGCATCGCGACGCGCACGAACTCGTGGTAACGGCACCGCCCGGCCTGCCCGGTGACGAACGGCAGCCCGCGCAGCCAGGCGTACTGGCCCTCGGCGGCGTCCGGCACGACGACCCGGTGGATGTCCTCGTCCAGTTGCAGCGGCAGCGCGCAGGCCAGTGCCGCGGCACGGCGCCGCGGGTCGTCCACCCACTTCAGGAAGCGTTCCACGGCGGTGCCGGTCGGGTCGCCCACCTCGTCGATGCTCTGCGGCCCGGCCTGCGCGAGCAGGTCGACGAGGACCGGCAGCCGCCCCGTCAGATGCAGGATGAGGTCGACGACCTGCTCGCCGGTGATCCCCTTGGACGCCAGCAGCCGCCGGGCCTCCTCCTCGGTGAACACCTCCAACGGCACGTCGTGGACGAGGTCCAGGTGGTCGCCCCAGCAGCGGCTGTCGAGCCGCCCCTGCCCGGAGAGCACGGCGACCACGTTGACGGGCAGGTCGCCGTACTCCTCGCCAACGAGGACGTCGTGCAGCCACTCGTCGAGGATCGGCCCCGTCCGCTCGTAGACGTCGAAGAACAGCACCACCCAGGGCCGCCGCTCCGCGATCTCCTCCAGGTCCTTCAGGAACGCGGGCGTCAGGACGCGCACGGGCGAGAGCACGAGCTGCACGTCGTCGTGGCTGCGCAGCCGCGCGTTCAGCAGGGCCCGCAACCGGTCGGCGCCCTGGGCGACCTTCTGCGGGTCCATCGCCCCGGCGAACGCCCCCATGCCCGGCAGCATCCCGAGGCCCGCGAGCCCGGCCTGGGCCACGACGGTGCTCCCGGCGGACGCCTGGGGCTGGCCGGCGGCGCCTGAGCCGGTGTCAGCGGGGCCGGTGGCGGGCAGGGGCGCGGCCTCCGCCTCGTGGCGGCGCTGCCGGTAGGTGACGAGCAGCTTCTCGAAGCCCTTCATGGGCAGGCCCTGGCGCGCGAACTGGGCGCTGACGGACTCCATCGCCTCCAGCACGCTGTGCACGTCGTCGTCGACGTAGGCGGTCACCGCGTCCGCCTTGCGCGCCTTGGACTCCCACTGCCGCACCAGCGAGGTCTTGCCGACGCCGGCGTTGCCGCGCACGTGGAAGAGGTACTGGAACGCCTCGTCCCCCGGTTCGAGGGCCAGGTTGTCGCGGAAGATCCCCAGTTCGGCACCCCGGCCGATGAAGCCGTCCTGACGCCGGCGGCGGTTCAGCTCCTGCCGCGACGGTCCCTGCTTCGGCACCCCGTGTCCCCCAACCCGGGTAGGTTCCGGCAACCGCCTGTGCTCTCCCCCTTCCGGTGAGGATAGCCGCGCCCACCCGGGGCCGCCCCGGTCCTGGGAGAATCCGGGGACGGCCCGTGCCCCGGGGACGGCCCCGGGACCCCTCCCCACCGAGGGGCGTACAGATGGAGCATGATGCGCCGACGATTCGACCTCGCCGCCCTCGACCTGCCCCGGGCCCAGCTCCCCCCTGACGCCGGACGGGACGCTGCTGGACACGCTCCAGACCGCGGATCCGGACGCCGCGCCGACGCTGGAGATGCTGGACGCGCACGCCGCGACCGTCCAGCCCATGTCGCCGTTCCTCTTCGTCGTCGGCGGCCGGCCCACCGTCCTGATCAACCTCGACGGCCTCACCGAGGCGGACCCCGACGACGCCGATCCCGCCGAGCTGGCCCGCGCCGTGACCGAGGGCCGCTGCCTGCTGACGGCGGTCTACCGCTCCCTGCCCACGTACCCGGTGCTCTGCTTCATGCTGCTCGTGTACGACGGCCACTTCCCGTACCGCTTCGACGGCGTCCGGGACGTCACCACGCCCGACGTGCAGGACTTCACCGCCGCGCTCTGCCGGGACGGCGGTCGCGGCCGGATCCTCCTGCACCACGCCGGCACGCACCGCCGCCTCGCCACGGGCACGTTCACGTACCGCCAGACCCCGTTCGCCCGCCCCGACCTCCCGTACCGCACCAAGAGCGCGGAACTGCGGCGGCTGTGGGAGACGCTGGGCATCGCGGCACGTGGCTGCGGACGATTCCGGAGGGGCGGCGGGATTTCGGGGTGGCGGCGGATGCGTTCTTCGAGGAGACGGCGTGAGGGGCGGCCGGGGACCGCGACCATTCACCGACGCCTGTCAGACCTGGGCCCCACCCGGCCACGGCCCACCGTCCTCGGCGTGGCGTTCGTGAAGGCCGCGACCTCGGGCAACCGCTCCGCCGCATCGGCCGATGCCCACGCCTCGACGAAGTGCTCGAAGGTGCGCCGACCCAGCAGCAGGGCACCCACTTCGCGGGTCTGGTGCGCGTTCCAGTTGGTGTGCCCGAATCTGTCCGTCCGCAAGCAACTGGCGGGTGCCTGGCGGGCGGTCAGGGTTGGTCGGCTTCGGCCTCGGCTCGCCAGGCGGTGAGCCATTCGCGGTTCTCGACGAGGAAAGGGTGCTCGGGGCCGAGCACTCGTTCCCGCCCGATGAGCTGGCGGAGGATGTCTGTCGCTTCGTCGAATCGGCGGAGGGCGTGGGCGGCGCGGGCCTTGAGAGTCAGCGCGGCGAGAGTCAGCGGGTGCTCGGGGCCCAGAACGCGGACGTAGTCGGCGAAGACATCCTGCGCGAGGGTGCCGCCTCAGCTCTGTCCTGAACTCGCTCTCGGACTCGTCGAAGTGCCCCATGCGGACCAGTGCTTACCCCATTACGTGCCGTGCGCTCAGAGTCAGCGGGTGTTCTGCCCCCACCTGGTGCTCCGCCTCCGGAACCACAGATTCGGACATGGTCAAAGCCACCACTGCGAGGTCGACCGGGTTGAACACCTGCTGTACGACCTGTACCGCCCAGCCCAGTCGTCTCTTCCCGCTGAGCACGGCGAAGCAGACTCACGGAATGGGGGGCGAGCAGCCTCAACTGCGCCCGGGACTCGGGCAGCGACACGGACTCCTCCGGTGGCAGGGCAGTGCGCTGCAATCGGAGTGCCGCTTCAACCAGAGCAGGCCGATCCCTCTCCGGCACACCCGCCGCCACGCTGTCCAGCAGAACGCCGTGGGCGTTCACGTACCGGCGGCCTTCCGTCTTGACCGTCCCCACGAGGGAGTGGTCCAGGAGTCCGCGCAGGGCAGACTCCACACGGTCCGCGGCCAGATCGAGGCTCCCGAAGTCCAGTTCGCCCGGGGCCACGGACAGGAACAACGACATCGGCACCGGATCCGCCGCCCAGAACGACATCAGTCGCAGCAGCGTCGTCGCTTCCGGAAGGCCCTGCTCGGTAAGGGCGTCCAGCGGCAACTGCCATGTCCGGCTGACCAGGTGGCGGGACTGCCCACCCGCCGCGCCCTTGTCGAACAGGGCTGTCGAGTCCTCGGTCAGCTTCCGGTCGTACTCGTCCATGGACCACGACTCCAGAAGTTGGTTGGACAGGTGCGACCCGGCCAGGGTCAGTGCGAGGCGCAGGCCCTCCAGTCGCCTGGCAACCTTCTGCGCCGACGCCTCCATGCCCGCGTCCGGCGCCAGTCGCAGAGGGCGAGGGCCGCGTCCTCCAGCGGCAGCACGCCTACCGAATGCCGCACCGCTCCCGCACCACGCCACAACGGTGAGGTCGTCGGCGTTGTCCAGTGGTCCAGGTAGTGCCACACCAAGTCCACGGCGGCGCGCTGGCCGCCTGCCGCAGCAGCCAGTTCCCCGCTCGTCGCACGGCGGTGTCCGGCGACGGCGAGCATGGCCGTCTTTTCGCAGCCGCCCATGCCGTGCAACGCCTACACGTCGCCGCTGGGACCGGCAACTGCCGACCGTAAGCGGTCCATGAGTTCGGCGCAGTCGCGGAGGATGCCGGGTGTTCAGCCCACCAGGGGCACGCGCACGGAATCCGGTGCACGTAGCTGGCTCTCGGGGCCCGGTCTCCCCACCGGGGCCGAGAAGAGCGAGCCCGCCGCGTAATGGTGGTGGCGCTCCTCGTTGTGCTGGTCTCCACTTGCCTGGAAGACCCGGCCTGGTCCATGGCCCGGCCCTCGATCGCCCCCCGACCGCTCATCGCTCCGTGATGTGCTGGTCGCGCCCGGCCTGGTAGACCCGGCCGTTGCCGGATGCCTCGGCGCGCATGTGGATCTCGTGGCGGGGAGACTCAGGGAGCCGTGGATTCAACTCATCGAGGATGGCTCGGAGTTCATCCGCCAACTCCGGCTGTGCCACCAGCAGGCGGCGTACCCGTCCCTGCCAGGCGGCGGTCAACTCGGCCTCGGTCGCGTCGTCGCCCGTGTCGCGGGCGGCCAAAAGTTCCTCGCGGCTCGCTTCCAGTTCCTCCGCGATGCCGTCGGCCCGCCCTGTCCGGGCCTTGCGCCACAGGGCGACCAAGCCGTCCCTTGCGGCTTCCCAGGCGCTGGTGGCCATCAGCGTGACCACCGTAGTGCCGGCTGTGCCCGCCAGTGCGGTGATCTCCGGATCCACGGTTCCCCCTCGGCCGAGCTCTATGGGATGCGAGGGTTCCCTACCAGGGTGGGTCACTCCCGAAACGGCCACGGGCGCCCCTTATGAGTCAGCGCTCCGGGCCGAGGCCGGCTCTGCGTATCTCCGTGACGAACGATGTCCAGATACCAGCAGGGAAGACGAGCACAGGCCCCTGCGGAGCCTTGCTATCGCGGACAGGGACTAGGCGATGGTCTCGTATCAGGGTTCGCGAGAATTCGACGCACGCCCCGCCACTGCCGTCGCTGTACGACGACTTGATCCATTCCGCACCAGCAACAACGCGTTCAAGGTTCATACGCCGTGCTCCTTCAACAGGCCCCTGATCAGGGTCAGTGATTGCTCCGGGGACAGTGCCGTTGCTCTCAACAGATCATAGTCGTGCGCTGCTGCCTCGACCGTTCGTGCGGAGTCATGCATGCTTCCGCCCGCTCGTGTTTCCGTGTAGAGCACGGAAGGCTCTCCGGTGAAGTGCAGCAGGATGTACGGCTTCATGTGCGCCGCCGGAGCGCCTGCCGAAAACGGCATGACTTGAAGCGTGATGTACGGCGACTGCGCCGTCGTCAGCAGATATGCGAGCTGTGCGGACATGACCTGTGCGCCGCCCACGACCGTATGCAGACAGGCCTCATGGAGAATCACCCACAGGTGCGGCGGATCTTCCCGCTCGAACACCTCGCGACGCCGCAGGCGCGAGGCCACCTTTCCGTCAATGGCCTCGGCGGTCGCGTGCGGGTTGGACAAGCGAAAGACGGTCCGCGCGTAGTCCGCCGTCTGGAGCATCCCAGACACAAGGTCCGAGGAGTAATCCAGGATCCTCGAAGCCTTCCGCTCAAGTTCCAGGTACGGAACGAACCACGAGGGGTGATCCCCCTCGTCGATCCGCCGGAGCATGTCCGTGAACAACTCCCCCGTACCGAAAGCGAAGTCGCACCCCTTGGCGAACTTCTCACTCGGCCTGCGCAGCAACCCCGCCTCGACCCTGCTGACGTACGCCTCGGAGTAGCCGGCCGCCCTGCCCAGCCCCTTCTGGGTCATTCCGCGGGCCAGCCGCACCTGTTTGACGTCGCGCCCGAAGCGCTGGAGCGGATTCAAGCGTTCCGTGGGAGTCGTCTCGTCCACTGCCGTGACCTCTCGGCTTGTCTTCCCCGTGGGCATAGCGGCAGGCAGAGGGCTTGCGCACCGCTACGCAAGTCGTCCTATTCTATGGCGAAAGCGGTTCTCCCGGTGAGCAATTAACTACCCCGGGCAATCAACCCGGGGGTGGTGAATACGCACCCAGAGGGAGCCCGACGGCCATGAACGAGCCCACCCCGAACACCCGGCAGTCGCCTGCCCAGGCGCGGCCCGAAGCGCTCCGCCTCCTGCCCTGGACCGGCGAAGGGGGCAAACCCTGCTACCTCTCCACCCCCGAGAACAGCGACGGCGGCTACGTCGCCCGTGTCGCGGACCGGATCGAGGCGGAGCAACTCGGGGCCGCCGCGGATCTGCTCGACGAGGCACGGGAGATGCTGGCCGCGCGGAGCTGGACGGGCGGCGAACTCCACCTGCTGGCCATCCAGTTGACCGAGTCGCTGACGTACGTGCACCGGATCGCCGAGAGCCGGGGCGCCCGGCTGGGAGCCGCGCCTACCCTTGGCCTCGATCCTGGCCCGGACCCGGACCCGGATCCCACTACGGCACCGCCCCGACAACCTGCCCTGGACGCATGAGCGGACAACCAGCACAGCCGGTCATCGACACCCACGTCATCCTCCGCGACGGCGACAGGATCCTCCTCTCACGGCGAGGCGGGGCCTACGGCCACGGACGATGGCACATGCCCTCCGGCAAACTCGACAAGGGCGAGTCGCTCAGCGCCGGTGCGGCCCGCGAACTCCGTGAGGAAACCGGCATCGTCACCGATCCGGACCGCCTCCGCCTCGTCCAGGTCGTGCACCACCGGCAGGACGCGGACATCGACCGGATCGGCTTCTTCTTCGAGGCCACCGAATGGGAAGGGCAGCCGATCAACAGGGAACCCGAGAAGTGCCTCGCGCTCGAATGGTTCTCCGTGCACGACCTGCCCGACGACATAATCCAATACCCCGCGGCCGGCCTGAACGGCTACCTGGAGGCCACCGGCCCGCTCGTCGAACACGCCTGGCGGTAGCAGGCAGCAGGAACGGACAGAACCGACCCTCGGCCGATCGACAGGGGAGGACGCTCAGGCCGCAGCCGACCCCGCGTCGGAGTCCTCCACGGGAGCACCCGCGCGCAGGTGATGGCTGACGTCGCCGACGAGGTCGAAGTACAGGTGGCGTTCGGCGAGGCGCCACCGACCGTCGTGCCGCGTGAAGCGGTCCCGGTACCGGCCGGCCACGATGATCTGCAACGGCAGGTCCGGCAGGGACTGGAGCACGGTGTAGTACGACCGCGCGGTCGCCGTCCCGGCCTCCTCGTCGACGTCGAC comes from the Streptomyces sp. TS71-3 genome and includes:
- a CDS encoding sulfite exporter TauE/SafE family protein → MTGLGDGATLAAAGLLAGLVGSAGGITSLISYPALLLVGLPALPANMTNLVAAVACWPGAALASQPELAGHGPWLRRWVPLCGVGGAAGGVLLLSTPPGVFARVVPLLVALGSLALLVQPRLAAWHRRYRRGRPPGARGVALPVGLIAMSAYGGYFGAGSGVMVLALLLITVEPRLAGANALKNMLVGAPALVSAVSFAAFGPVEWTAVAPLGLGMFVGSTLGPRVARRMPATQLRWLAGSIGIGLAIQLWITAGG
- a CDS encoding ThuA domain-containing protein, coding for MFRPSTARWWSRTLRRLTALLALLLGLLAAPAYTAQAAPAFKVIAFYNGTYDAAHISFVHEANSWFPQVASEYGFSYTSTTDWNQLNAANLADYQVVLFLDDYPHSASQQSAFQNYMNNGGGFLGFHVSAFNTDSGDWSWYHNTLLGTGTFQTNTWGPTAETLQIDDSGHPATAGLPATITSSVSEWYSWQNDLRKNPAIDILASMAPSTFPVGTDPNQSWYSGYYPIVWSNRNYKMIYANFGHNAMDYATNTTLSSTFASAQQNQLLIQGLRWLGGQSGPVTPPSGTGPIHGYGGKCVDIAGAGSANGTAVQLYDCNGSSAQNWTVGGDGSLQALGKCMDVTAAGTANGTKVQLYDCNGSGAQKWQPGAGGSLVNAGSGKCLDATGPSSANGTRLQIWTCTGAANQSWTLFS
- a CDS encoding tetratricopeptide repeat protein; its protein translation is MPKQGPSRQELNRRRRQDGFIGRGAELGIFRDNLALEPGDEAFQYLFHVRGNAGVGKTSLVRQWESKARKADAVTAYVDDDVHSVLEAMESVSAQFARQGLPMKGFEKLLVTYRQRRHEAEAAPLPATGPADTGSGAAGQPQASAGSTVVAQAGLAGLGMLPGMGAFAGAMDPQKVAQGADRLRALLNARLRSHDDVQLVLSPVRVLTPAFLKDLEEIAERRPWVVLFFDVYERTGPILDEWLHDVLVGEEYGDLPVNVVAVLSGQGRLDSRCWGDHLDLVHDVPLEVFTEEEARRLLASKGITGEQVVDLILHLTGRLPVLVDLLAQAGPQSIDEVGDPTGTAVERFLKWVDDPRRRAAALACALPLQLDEDIHRVVVPDAAEGQYAWLRGLPFVTGQAGRCRYHEFVRVAMLRLQRTQSPERWRDHHGRLAESYARRRRTAQETLEADAYWDDADWREHRLGEMYHRLCADPRGALPAALLDLVNACDEGPATLRRWAGTVAGAGSDTGAAALTDWGHRLQEAADREEDGVAALTVLLTARELDREGRALAHTVRGREHRVAGRYDEAFADYDAALALDPDLARAHYGRGETHRLMDHPEEALVHFDRAIERQPDDGMYLADRGLALQALGRNDEALADFTRAVERDPSYHTALACRGDAYRLLDRYDEALADLTRMIEMYPTFAWVLARRGHTHHAMGHYDEALADLTRALELDPEYAWALSWRGEVNRVTERYEDALADFARALEIDPRYAWVLGQRGVLHRSRERYEEAVADFDRAVELEPRSEWMIAQRGEAYRLMGRHEDAVAEFDRAIGMDTGYAWAIGSRGEARQSLGRYEEALADFDRALEIQPRYAWVLARRAGLHQITGRHEEALADADRAVEINPKSAWVLGRRGEVHRVAGRYDEALADFDRAVEQEPENGWSVGRRGEVHLLSGRFDEARADLDRAVELDAEDDWALAVRGELHQTAGRPADALADLMRSVAIDADDEWCHLHIAVAQRRLGRTEAEAASWARAVEKGTAAAGSGDLARRTNARGNLIVIHCAMSAWAEAARALETFLDGAPDRHRIRAVLDDLAKLRGWLPVDPEPLEPLVRRLEEAGRTAG
- a CDS encoding tetratricopeptide repeat protein, yielding MGPEHPLTLAALTLKARAAHALRRFDEATDILRQLIGRERVLGPEHPFLVENREWLTAWRAEAEADQP
- a CDS encoding DUF397 domain-containing protein; its protein translation is MNLERVVAGAEWIKSSYSDGSGGACVEFSRTLIRDHRLVPVRDSKAPQGPVLVFPAGIWTSFVTEIRRAGLGPER
- a CDS encoding helix-turn-helix transcriptional regulator, which gives rise to MDETTPTERLNPLQRFGRDVKQVRLARGMTQKGLGRAAGYSEAYVSRVEAGLLRRPSEKFAKGCDFAFGTGELFTDMLRRIDEGDHPSWFVPYLELERKASRILDYSSDLVSGMLQTADYARTVFRLSNPHATAEAIDGKVASRLRRREVFEREDPPHLWVILHEACLHTVVGGAQVMSAQLAYLLTTAQSPYITLQVMPFSAGAPAAHMKPYILLHFTGEPSVLYTETRAGGSMHDSARTVEAAAHDYDLLRATALSPEQSLTLIRGLLKEHGV
- a CDS encoding NUDIX domain-containing protein; amino-acid sequence: MSGQPAQPVIDTHVILRDGDRILLSRRGGAYGHGRWHMPSGKLDKGESLSAGAARELREETGIVTDPDRLRLVQVVHHRQDADIDRIGFFFEATEWEGQPINREPEKCLALEWFSVHDLPDDIIQYPAAGLNGYLEATGPLVEHAWR